In a genomic window of Quercus lobata isolate SW786 chromosome 4, ValleyOak3.0 Primary Assembly, whole genome shotgun sequence:
- the LOC115985381 gene encoding uncharacterized protein LOC115985381, with protein sequence MSGGLLLGWMKDMTLNILYSSKHILHADLVDKKGTPLSISFVYGHPNLAKREREEVWTELRNLKNLAQKHWVCIGDFNQILSQEDKFSFSHRKIEGAEAFNQTLFELGLCQLKATGQNFTWMNGHGDETFVMERLDRALATVDWINSNPLYVLRNLPIIRSDHSPIILDSEFQHPFRKIPFRFEKMWLAHEGCKALIQNSWSLNSHGSKAFQFQQKLKHVKNELSSWNRNVFGKVDIQIREKQKKFQELQGSIKIVSDLKVEGKLKEDIENLMEKEEIMWAQKARSSWIIQGDRNTSYFQTLVRHRRVRNIILQVRTLEGQLLEELGDIENHFVEFFFKSFL encoded by the coding sequence ATGAGTGGTGGACTTCTATTGGGTTGGATGAAGGATATGACCTTGAATATCCTGTACAGTTCAAAGCACATTTTACATGCAGATCTAGTTGACAAGAAAGGTACACCTCTATCCATCTCTTTTGTTTATGGACATCCTAATCttgctaagagagagagagaggaagtttGGACTGAATTAAGAAATCTTAAAAATCTTGCTCAAAAACATTGGGTTTGCATTGGGGATTTTAACCAAATCCTATCTCAAGAGGATAAGTTTAGTTTTAGTCACAGGAAAATAGAGGGTGCAGAAGCTTTTAATCAAACCTTGTTTGAGTTGGGTCTGTGTCAGCTCAAAGCAACTGGACAAAACTTCACATGGATGAATGGCCATGGTGATGAAACTTTTGTTATGGAAAGGCTTGATAGAGCCTTGGCCACTGTGGATTGGATCAATTCTAACCCACTTTATGTGCTTAGAAATCTTCCCATTATTAGATCTGACCATAGTCCTATTATCTTAGACTCTGAATTTCAACATCCCTTTAGGAAAATACCCTTTAGGTTCGAAAAAATGTGGTTAGCCCATGAAGGATGTAAAGCTTTGATACAAAACTCTTGGAGTCTTAATTCACATGGATCTAAAGCCTTTCAATTCCAACAAAAACTTAAGCATGTAAAAAATGAACTTTCTTCTTGGAATAGAAATGTGTTTGGGAAAGTGGACATACAgattagagaaaaacaaaaaaaatttcaagagcTCCAAGGATCAATTAAGATTGTCTCTGATCTCAAGGTGGAGGGAAAGCTTAAGGAGGATATTGAGAACTTAATGGAGAAGGAGGAAATTATGTGGGCACAAAAGGCTAGGAGCTCTTGGATTATACAGGGTGATAGGAATACATCATATTTTCAGACTTTGGTTAGGCATAGGAGAGTTAGAAACATAATTCTACAAGTTAGAACTCTTGAAGGACAGTTGTTGGAAGAGCTAGGAGACATTGAGAATCattttgtggaatttttttttaaatcatttttgtGA
- the LOC115985380 gene encoding uncharacterized protein LOC115985380, whose protein sequence is MHIPIPKSSGLEDKLLWKHSTSGEYRVNKAYSLIQQDGLSAMGHHRDLPHWVWKLLWKIDLPYKILSFICKILHRTLPMFEILNKRGVRNTNLCTLCNEEEESIDHLFLHSPFARAVWHGSNLEVRTSELVHSSVDYWLSASIMHNINRGQDRMFFLQSLCTILWMIWNHRHKVLHQGKLPNPMEVILTAQSLVCRYQEAFQNKQSQHPRPNHSPRMFISPGWQVIIKGAAWRNRKTKRSGWAYEVKATDGSVLLKAGESNGRKSAYQSTQEALIEAICKTKELGFSKMLILCNSKMLTQVCSKRRRPAWHEQTFISDLDQLNLQGVSVSFLFVPKEIIADVLYMAHITTVFPVHFCRFGLT, encoded by the coding sequence ATGCATATCCCTATCCCTAAATCCTCTGGATTGGAAGATAAACTTTTGTGGAAACATTCTACATCTGGGGAGTACAGAGTTAACAAAGCTTATTCTTTGATCCAACAAGATGGCCTCTCTGCAATGGGACATCACAGAGATTTACCTCACTGGGTTTGGAAGCTCCTCTGGAAAATTGATCTTCCttataaaattttgtcttttatatgCAAAATCCTTCATAGGACTCTACCTATGTTTGAGATTCTAAATAAGAGAGGCGTTAGAAACACTAACCTGTGTACTTTGTGTAATGAAGAGGAAGAATCTATAGATCATCTGTTCTTGCATTCCCCTTTTGCAAGGGCTGTCTGGCATGGCTCTAATCTGGAAGTTAGAACTTCAGAGTTAGTCCATAGTTCAGTGGATTACTGGCTTTCTGCTTCCATCATGCACAACATTAACAGGGGGCAAGACAGAATGTTTTTCCTTCAATCTCTTTGCACCATCCTTTGGATGATATGGAACCATAGACACAAGGTTCTCCATCAAGGTAAGCTCCCAAATCCTATGGAGGTTATTCTAACAGCTCAGTCCCTTGTATGCAGGTATCAGGAAGCTTTCCAGAACAAGCAATCTCAGCACCCCAGGCCAAATCATTCCCCTCGGATGTTTATTAGCCCAGGATGGCAGGTCATAATCAAGGGAGCAGCTTGGAGGAATAGGAAAACTAAAAGAAGTGGATGGGCTTATGAAGTTAAAGCTACGGATGGTTCTGTTTTACTTAAAGCAGGGGAGAGCAATGGAAGGAAGTCTGCATATCAATCAACTCAGGAAGCTCTTATAGAAGCAATTTGCAAGACTAAGGAGCTAGGATTCTCAAAGATGTTGATTCTATGCAATTCCAAGATGCTGACTCAAGTTTGCAGTAAAAGACGAAGACCAGCTTGGCATGAGCAGACCTTTATCTCGGATTTGGATCAACTGAACCTTCAGGGCGTTTCTGTGTCTTTCCTTTTTGTTCCAAAGGAAATTATTGCAGATGTTTTGTATATGGCCCATATCACAACTGTATTCCCAGTCCACTTTTGTAGGTTTGGCCTGACTTAA